A genomic segment from Streptosporangium roseum DSM 43021 encodes:
- a CDS encoding TetR/AcrR family transcriptional regulator C-terminal domain-containing protein, translated as MATEEDKPRESLWERLERPSPTPRQTLSPQRIAAAAAAVADAEGLEAITMRRLASELGVAPMAPYRYVAGKDDVLELMVDHVYADLRLPDGLGWRETMRALALGTRDLMLRHLWLAQLSPQARLSLTPNRMAVAEQALSALDGLGLDADAMMSVFRAVDAYVAGALNYESAVLNLLREHGWSDGGELRSELAPQMIWHMRTGRYPTFQRYLRTATRKDDTQWQFESGLTYVLDGIAAELGI; from the coding sequence ATGGCCACCGAGGAAGACAAGCCACGCGAATCCCTGTGGGAGCGCCTGGAGCGTCCAAGCCCCACCCCGCGCCAGACCCTCTCCCCGCAGCGCATCGCCGCGGCCGCGGCCGCGGTCGCCGACGCCGAGGGCCTGGAGGCCATCACCATGCGCCGCCTGGCCTCCGAACTGGGCGTCGCCCCCATGGCGCCCTACCGCTATGTGGCCGGCAAGGACGATGTCCTGGAGCTGATGGTCGACCACGTCTATGCCGATCTGCGCCTCCCGGACGGTCTCGGGTGGCGCGAGACCATGCGCGCCCTGGCGCTGGGCACCCGCGACCTGATGCTGCGGCACCTGTGGCTGGCTCAGCTCTCCCCGCAGGCCAGGCTCTCGCTCACGCCCAACAGGATGGCCGTGGCCGAACAGGCCCTGTCGGCCCTGGACGGCCTCGGCCTGGACGCCGACGCGATGATGAGCGTCTTCCGTGCCGTGGACGCCTACGTCGCCGGCGCCTTGAACTACGAAAGCGCCGTGCTCAACCTCCTGCGCGAGCATGGATGGTCTGACGGCGGCGAGCTGCGCTCCGAACTGGCGCCACAGATGATCTGGCACATGCGGACCGGCCGCTACCCCACCTTCCAGCGCTATCTGCGTACCGCCACCCGCAAGGACGACACGCAGTGGCAGTTCGAAAGCGGCCTCACCTACGTCCTCGACGGCATCGCCGCCGAACTGGGCATCTGA
- a CDS encoding NADPH-dependent FMN reductase, which translates to MNDNHLKIAVLLGSTRDGRFGLAVANWVMDHLAQRDDMEADLIDLIETPLPTVFPVLGQPPASQEARDLLAAVSPRMAAADAFVIVTPEYNHSFPAALKNAIDWHGTEWHAKPVAFVSYGAFSAGLRAVEHLRLVLAELHAVTIRDSVGLQHPWAQFDGDGKAVDPAADAAAKVMLDRLAWWAHSLREARITRPYAA; encoded by the coding sequence ATGAACGACAACCACCTGAAGATCGCGGTCCTCCTGGGCAGCACCCGCGACGGCCGCTTCGGCCTCGCCGTGGCGAACTGGGTCATGGACCACCTCGCCCAGCGCGACGACATGGAAGCCGACCTGATCGACCTGATCGAAACCCCGCTGCCGACGGTCTTCCCCGTCCTCGGTCAGCCGCCCGCCTCCCAGGAGGCCAGAGACCTGCTGGCCGCGGTCTCACCCCGCATGGCGGCGGCCGACGCCTTCGTCATCGTGACCCCCGAGTACAACCACAGCTTCCCCGCCGCGCTGAAGAACGCCATCGACTGGCACGGCACCGAATGGCATGCCAAGCCTGTCGCCTTCGTCTCCTACGGCGCCTTCTCGGCCGGGCTGCGCGCGGTCGAGCACCTGCGTCTGGTGCTGGCCGAACTGCACGCCGTCACCATCCGCGACAGCGTCGGCCTGCAGCACCCATGGGCCCAGTTCGACGGTGACGGCAAGGCCGTGGACCCGGCCGCCGACGCCGCGGCCAAGGTCATGCTGGACAGGCTCGCCTGGTGGGCGCACTCGCTGCGCGAGGCCAGGATCACCCGTCCCTACGCCGCCTGA